From the Ctenopharyngodon idella isolate HZGC_01 chromosome 3, HZGC01, whole genome shotgun sequence genome, one window contains:
- the LOC127510201 gene encoding GTPase IMAP family member 1-like, protein MGVSKIPQRRTPINIQDAPADSLSSRRIVLLGKSGVGKSASGNTILGEREFETQSSTCSVTRECSEARECSLNPEKLMKEIARSVYISSPGPHAFLIVFPVNMRITEQEQQIPQMIEMMFGEEVLKYSIILFTHGDQLEEKSVVKLIEENSALRDLVVQCGGRFHIFNNKDQNNREQVNDLLQKIDTMIEQNGGGHYSNQMFEDAHRFRQEGEERRKLQEETERAGPWRTKPVNESDRCTIL, encoded by the coding sequence TGTCAAAAATACCACAGCGAAGAACTCCCATCAACATCCAGGATGCTCCTGCTGACAGTCTCTCATCCAGACGGATTGTTCTTCTGGGTAAAAGTGGTGTTGGGAAGAGTGCATCTGGAAACACAATattgggagagagagagtttgaaaCTCAGTCAAGTACATGTTCAGTAACTCGCGAATGTTCAGAAGCTCGCGAATGTTCATTGAATCCTGAAAAGTTAATGAAGGAGATAGCCAGAAGTGTTTATATATCCAGTCCTGGACCACATGCTTTTCTCATTGTGTTTCCTGTGAATATGAGGATAACTGAACAAGAGCAGCAGATTCCTCAGATGATTGAGATGATGTTTGGTGAAGAAGtgttaaaatactccatcattctCTTCACTCATGGAGATCAGCTAGAAGAAAAGTCTGTAGTGAAACTCATTGAGGAGAACAGTGCATTAAGAGATCTGGTTGTTCAGTGTGGAGGCAGATTTCACATCTTCAACAATAAAGATCAGAATAACAGAGAGCAGGTGAATGATCTACTGCAGAAGATTGACACAATGATAGAGCAGAATGGAGGAGGACACTACAGTAATCAGATGTTTGAAGATGCTCACAGATTCAGACAAGAGGGAGAAGAGAGGAGAAAACTACAAGAGGAGACTGAGAGAGCAGGACCATGGAGAACAAAACCAGTCAATGAAAGTGACCGGTGCACAATACTTTAA